CTCCTCGGCCAGCGCCCCGAGTCGCCCGGCCTCGGCCTCGTCGCCGGCCGCCACCGCGCCCCAATACTTGATTTTGAGGTTGACGTATTCCTCGCGGGCCTTGAGGAACCGGCGCTCCTCGACCAGCCGACGCTTCTGGTCGCGCAGCAGCTCGATCTCGGTGGACGCGCCCTCGCGGCCACGCTTGCGGTTGGCCATGTACTCCTTCATCTTGGCCAGCGGCATGCCGGTCGCCGAAAGGCACGAGATGATCAGCAACGCCTGCAAATCGTCGTCGGAGTAGGTGCGATGTCCGCTTTCCGGGTCGCGGGCGATGGGCGCGATGATGCCGACGTCTTCGTAATAGCGCAGCGTGCTCTCGGGCAGACCGCAGTAAAGCGACGCCTCGCCGATGGAATGCCAAGCCTGAGTGTTCATGCCCCTCACTCTATTGACTTCAAGCACTTTAAGTCAAAACGAAGGGTTGGGCGGTATCGCTTAACGAAAATAACGCGAATCTGCCTTCTAGGGAATCGTGTTATTTATTGGTTTTATCAGGCAACTTGCCGAGGAAGTAACGGGCTTGCGCCACCAAACAATTCCCGCAGTGCGCTGTAAACCGTACGGAATGAAGGATTGGCACCTTTTTTCAAAGATTTGTACAGGCTTGACCTTCCTACATTGGCTCGATCGGCAATGGAAGTCATCTTTTTTTGAGCTTTCGCAACTTCGCCCAAAGCGGCCACAATCATTGACGTAGCTTCATCTTCATCCTCGATGCCGTCCGCCTCGGCAATGACTTCTTTCAGATAGTTTTCCGCATCTTCTTTCGTGTTCAAGTAATCGGATACATTGAATTCGCTAAAGGTTTCATTTGTAGGTGCCGGCTTTTTCATTGCTGTTTCCATTCTTTCCACATGGTCTTTGCCTTGTCGATGTCTCTGGTTTGAGAGCTTTTGTCCCCGCCTACCAGAAGTAAAACGAGCTGATTACCGTTGCGGGCAAAATAAACTCGGTATCCGGGTCCGGTATTAAAGCGTTGCTCATAGATGCCATCTTTGATTGATTTGCAGTCTCCAATCAATTTATCTGAGAGCCCAAGTCGTGTTAGCCAGGCAAGGATTTTTCGTTGTGCAGGCTTATCTCGCAGATGGGCCAACCAATCGTCGAAAGTAGCTGATTTAAGTATTTCCATACTTAACTGTATCTTACAAGATACAACTTGTCAAAAAGTGTTGCAATGTTAATCGTCATATAGAGATAAGTCGTAGTGATGGATGACTCAAAAGATAAGTCGTGAGCGGGAATTAGTGTAGCAAGCTATGGATAAGAGTGATGCGAAGTTCGATGCGACTGGGGCCGATAGTCTGGGGCCGCTGATCAAGGTGGCGAATACCTTGATCGAGAAGGAACTCAACAACCGTGTTGCTTCGATGTTCGAGGGATACAGCCTCACCGGTCCGCAGATTACGTTGATGGTGTATCTGCACG
This Bifidobacterium sp. ESL0790 DNA region includes the following protein-coding sequences:
- a CDS encoding MerR family transcriptional regulator, producing MNTQAWHSIGEASLYCGLPESTLRYYEDVGIIAPIARDPESGHRTYSDDDLQALLIISCLSATGMPLAKMKEYMANRKRGREGASTEIELLRDQKRRLVEERRFLKAREEYVNLKIKYWGAVAAGDEAEAGRLGALAEEKVNQLSHWKDNHDNDNDESKTAIKLAKSN
- a CDS encoding addiction module antidote protein, with the protein product METAMKKPAPTNETFSEFNVSDYLNTKEDAENYLKEVIAEADGIEDEDEATSMIVAALGEVAKAQKKMTSIADRANVGRSSLYKSLKKGANPSFRTVYSALRELFGGASPLLPRQVA
- a CDS encoding type II toxin-antitoxin system RelE/ParE family toxin, whose amino-acid sequence is MEILKSATFDDWLAHLRDKPAQRKILAWLTRLGLSDKLIGDCKSIKDGIYEQRFNTGPGYRVYFARNGNQLVLLLVGGDKSSQTRDIDKAKTMWKEWKQQ